A genomic window from Sporosarcina sp. Marseille-Q4063 includes:
- a CDS encoding ABC transporter ATP-binding protein, with protein MIERNLESSNLENRTDKDILLEVKNLKKYFPIKGGILKRTVGQVKAVDDVSFSIIKGETLGVVGESGSGKSTLGRVILRLLDPTEGNVIFDDVDISYLSQRKIRPHRQDMQIVFQDPFASLNSKMSVGQLIEEPLVVQGILSKKERVQQVTEIINKVGLRNGDLQKYPHEFSGGQRQRISIARALVVNPKFVICDEPVSALDVSIQAQVLNLMKDLQEELGLTYLFIAHDLSVVKHISDRVAVMYLGRFVELASKKALYSNALHPYTRALLSSIPVIDIDKDPAKKVEKIKLQGDLPSPANPPSGCTFRTRCPYAYERCTSEKPELIELEENHFVACHLYTED; from the coding sequence ATGATTGAACGAAACTTGGAAAGTTCTAATCTAGAAAATAGAACCGATAAAGATATTTTGTTAGAAGTTAAAAATTTGAAAAAGTATTTTCCGATAAAAGGGGGTATTTTAAAGCGGACAGTCGGCCAAGTCAAAGCGGTGGACGATGTTTCTTTTTCGATAATCAAAGGAGAAACTTTAGGAGTCGTTGGTGAATCAGGTTCCGGGAAATCCACATTGGGACGCGTTATTTTACGTTTGCTTGATCCGACGGAAGGCAATGTGATTTTTGATGATGTGGATATTTCTTACCTGAGTCAACGAAAAATTCGGCCGCATCGACAAGATATGCAAATCGTTTTTCAAGATCCTTTCGCTTCATTAAATTCAAAAATGAGTGTTGGTCAACTGATAGAAGAACCATTAGTAGTACAGGGAATTCTATCGAAAAAGGAGCGGGTGCAACAAGTAACAGAAATAATCAATAAGGTAGGGTTACGAAATGGTGATTTGCAAAAATATCCGCATGAATTTTCAGGCGGACAAAGACAACGGATAAGCATTGCCCGAGCGCTTGTTGTGAATCCGAAATTTGTCATTTGCGACGAACCAGTATCAGCTTTGGATGTTTCTATCCAAGCACAAGTATTAAATCTTATGAAGGATCTTCAGGAGGAACTAGGACTTACTTATTTATTCATCGCGCATGATTTAAGTGTCGTCAAGCATATTAGTGATAGAGTGGCCGTTATGTATTTAGGTAGATTTGTAGAACTTGCATCTAAAAAAGCACTTTACAGCAATGCGCTTCATCCTTATACGCGCGCACTTCTATCCTCAATACCTGTTATTGATATTGATAAAGATCCAGCAAAAAAAGTAGAAAAGATCAAGTTGCAAGGAGATTTGCCAAGTCCTGCAAATCCGCCGTCGGGCTGTACTTTTAGGACGAGATGTCCGTATGCCTATGAACGTTGTACATCTGAAAAACCCGAACTGATCGAGTTGGAGGAAAACCATTTTGTCGCTTGCCACTTATACACAGAGGATTGA
- a CDS encoding ABC transporter substrate-binding protein — protein MLKRYRSSLFLLIFVLMFGLVLVACNAENGDKDTEKPDETETDGTSTDAEDEEEATDGEPKEGGTVTGAMHTAPAGMFNPIFYEEAYEANILDFTHEGLTSQNEKLEFIPGLAKSWDTNEDQTEITFTLEEGVKWHDGEEFTAHDVVYTYKAIADPDYVSAGGVRTNYVEPLLGYEDYVSGESDEFLGVVADSDYQVTFKFAEPNVMPLYYTGFPIIPEHIFKDIPVADIPSADESTQPKKVIGTGPFKFTDMIEREQYSLERHDEYWQGKPHLDKLVWKVVQQSVMTGLLEKGEIDFIAAPGGINPADYDMVNDYDNIKIAEQADFGYQLLGFKMNHRTAEDVAGGVIEPDNWVPNEKIADPKVRQAIAWAIDREGLVGKGHGEGLLHGRGQPINSPIAVQFWAYDENAGTNYTYDPDKAEEMLDELGYVDKDGDGYREDPDGEKWVLNMEYPVGNEIRERSAPLIVKYLDEVGIQVDLRQPKDMSVYVDGLTKDNTDWDLYLIGWSLGSADPDPLGLWGIKDAYNFSRWNNPKSDELLYKAIKAPEAFEQDYRTEVYQEWQKYFSEDLPAFLLYAQNSIWAYNDRIQNVQILPQTMYRDSHTWWVND, from the coding sequence TTGTTGAAACGTTATAGGAGTAGTCTATTTTTGCTTATTTTTGTATTGATGTTCGGTTTGGTGCTTGTAGCATGTAATGCAGAAAATGGTGACAAAGACACCGAAAAACCAGACGAGACTGAAACTGATGGCACGTCCACTGACGCGGAGGACGAAGAAGAGGCAACGGACGGCGAGCCTAAAGAAGGCGGTACCGTAACAGGTGCGATGCATACAGCGCCAGCAGGTATGTTCAACCCTATTTTTTATGAAGAAGCTTACGAGGCGAACATTCTTGATTTCACGCATGAAGGTCTTACATCACAAAATGAGAAACTAGAATTCATCCCAGGTTTAGCAAAATCATGGGATACGAACGAAGACCAAACCGAGATTACATTTACGCTCGAAGAAGGCGTTAAATGGCATGACGGAGAAGAGTTTACTGCGCATGATGTTGTGTACACGTACAAAGCTATCGCGGATCCTGATTATGTATCTGCAGGCGGAGTTCGTACAAACTATGTAGAGCCGCTTTTAGGCTATGAGGATTATGTTTCGGGAGAATCAGACGAGTTTCTCGGTGTTGTAGCGGACAGTGACTACCAAGTTACGTTCAAATTTGCAGAGCCGAATGTAATGCCGCTCTATTACACTGGATTCCCAATCATTCCTGAACATATTTTTAAAGACATTCCTGTAGCTGACATTCCATCTGCGGATGAATCTACACAACCTAAAAAAGTTATTGGAACGGGTCCATTTAAATTCACGGATATGATTGAGCGCGAACAATATTCGCTTGAACGTCACGACGAATATTGGCAAGGAAAACCGCATTTAGACAAACTTGTATGGAAAGTCGTCCAGCAATCTGTGATGACTGGTTTACTTGAAAAGGGCGAAATCGACTTTATCGCTGCCCCAGGCGGAATCAATCCTGCGGACTACGATATGGTAAATGATTATGACAACATTAAAATCGCTGAACAAGCTGACTTTGGTTACCAACTATTAGGATTCAAGATGAACCACCGTACTGCGGAAGATGTAGCGGGTGGCGTAATTGAACCGGATAACTGGGTTCCGAACGAAAAAATCGCTGATCCGAAAGTAAGGCAGGCGATTGCATGGGCGATAGACAGAGAAGGACTTGTTGGTAAAGGGCACGGAGAAGGATTACTTCATGGTCGCGGCCAACCAATCAACTCGCCAATTGCAGTTCAATTCTGGGCGTATGATGAAAATGCCGGAACCAACTACACATATGATCCGGATAAAGCTGAAGAAATGTTAGATGAGCTTGGGTACGTCGATAAAGACGGTGATGGTTACCGTGAAGATCCAGATGGCGAAAAATGGGTTCTAAACATGGAGTATCCAGTTGGAAACGAAATCCGTGAAAGATCTGCGCCATTGATTGTTAAATATCTTGATGAAGTCGGCATCCAAGTCGACCTGCGTCAACCGAAAGATATGTCAGTCTACGTTGATGGGCTTACAAAAGACAACACAGATTGGGATCTCTATTTGATCGGATGGAGCTTGGGCAGCGCGGATCCAGATCCACTTGGTCTTTGGGGCATTAAAGATGCTTATAACTTCTCGCGTTGGAACAACCCGAAATCGGATGAGTTGCTCTATAAAGCAATTAAAGCGCCAGAAGCATTTGAGCAGGATTACCGTACGGAAGTTTACCAGGAATGGCAGAAGTACTTCTCTGAAGATTTGCCGGCATTCCTGCTTTATGCACAAAATAGTATTTGGGCTTACAATGATCGGATTCAAAACGTCCAAATCTTGCCGCAAACAATGTACAGAGATTCACATACTTGGTGGGTTAACGATTAA
- a CDS encoding ABC transporter permease produces the protein MYQYIIRRILVFIPMLFALSIIVFGLAKAAPGDPFTGKILDPNINPEVYEQQREALGLNKPVPIQYLNWAKEVAQGNFGESITFNGRSVQSLIKERILNTVYLGIVALGITLVVAIPIGIYSARKPYSLLDYGATTFGFAGLAIPNFFFGLVVIYLLSIKMGWFPAQGTLSSNDLSGFAEFKDRLHHMVLPGLTLGLASTASYMRYMRSEVLDVLGSDYIRTAKAKGMSDRNVLYKHTLRNAMIPIITLMGFEFGAILSGAIITEQVFNFPGLGTLFINAITNRDYPIVMAIALLLGVAILVGNLLADIFYSIVDPRIRYD, from the coding sequence ATGTACCAATATATTATTAGAAGAATATTAGTATTTATCCCTATGTTATTCGCGTTGTCCATCATTGTATTCGGTTTAGCTAAGGCGGCACCCGGTGACCCATTTACTGGAAAGATTTTAGACCCGAACATAAACCCCGAAGTATATGAACAGCAACGGGAAGCACTTGGTCTAAACAAACCAGTTCCTATCCAATATCTGAATTGGGCTAAGGAAGTAGCGCAGGGAAACTTTGGTGAGTCAATCACATTTAACGGTCGTTCCGTTCAAAGTTTGATAAAGGAACGAATTTTGAACACCGTATACTTAGGAATTGTCGCATTAGGCATCACGTTAGTTGTCGCAATTCCAATAGGAATCTATTCTGCCCGGAAACCTTATTCATTATTGGATTACGGTGCAACGACTTTTGGATTTGCGGGACTTGCGATTCCAAACTTTTTCTTTGGACTTGTTGTCATTTATTTATTATCGATCAAAATGGGTTGGTTTCCAGCGCAAGGAACTTTATCTTCGAATGACCTTTCTGGATTCGCGGAGTTTAAAGATCGACTACATCATATGGTCCTTCCCGGTCTAACATTGGGACTGGCTAGTACGGCTTCCTATATGCGCTATATGCGTTCGGAAGTGTTAGATGTACTTGGCAGCGATTATATTCGAACCGCAAAGGCTAAAGGCATGAGCGACCGTAACGTGCTCTATAAACATACATTGCGCAATGCAATGATTCCTATTATTACACTAATGGGGTTTGAATTCGGCGCGATTTTAAGCGGTGCGATTATTACAGAACAAGTTTTTAACTTTCCAGGCTTAGGAACACTATTTATTAACGCGATTACAAACCGGGATTATCCTATTGTAATGGCGATAGCTCTCTTATTAGGTGTGGCAATACTCGTCGGAAACTTATTAGCAGATATATTCTATAGTATTGTAGATCCGAGAATTCGTTATGATTGA
- the opp4C gene encoding oligopeptide ABC transporter permease has protein sequence MVQPTPIDSMNVDPNEEVVLDRKHRSPLQLAMRRFLKNKLAIVGLVVFFLIICMAVFAPFLTDHDPTEPNLLLVEQSPSSEHILGTNSVGHDNFSRLLYGSRVSLIVGFSAMSFTLIIGLITGAVAGYYGGVVDNIIMRLTDLVLALPFLVLALTIIALMEKITIGIFVTIIAITSWPTLTRIVRGTFLSLREQEFVLGARAIGASDTRIIFKHFIPNAIGPIIVNATLMMAAMIIIESALSFIGFGIPQPTPTWGNMISEAQSIRVLRYHPEAWIPPGLGILVTVLAINFIGDGLRDAFDPKSDGR, from the coding sequence ATGGTTCAGCCGACTCCGATTGATTCAATGAATGTAGATCCGAACGAAGAAGTGGTTTTAGACCGAAAACATAGAAGTCCGCTTCAATTGGCGATGCGACGTTTTCTGAAGAATAAATTGGCGATTGTAGGTCTCGTCGTTTTTTTTCTCATTATTTGTATGGCCGTTTTTGCGCCATTCTTAACAGATCACGATCCTACAGAACCTAATTTATTATTAGTTGAGCAAAGTCCTAGCAGTGAACATATTTTGGGTACAAACAGTGTGGGGCACGATAACTTTTCAAGGTTGCTTTACGGCTCTAGAGTTTCATTAATCGTCGGTTTTAGCGCAATGTCATTCACCTTGATTATCGGGCTTATAACAGGTGCCGTAGCAGGTTATTACGGCGGGGTGGTTGATAATATTATCATGCGATTAACGGATTTGGTACTTGCTTTACCGTTTTTAGTATTAGCGCTAACAATCATTGCCCTAATGGAAAAGATTACGATTGGCATATTCGTCACAATCATTGCGATCACCTCGTGGCCAACCTTGACCCGGATTGTAAGAGGAACCTTTCTTTCATTGCGGGAGCAAGAATTTGTATTAGGTGCCAGAGCAATTGGTGCAAGCGATACACGAATTATTTTCAAGCATTTCATTCCCAATGCGATTGGTCCAATCATTGTTAACGCAACATTGATGATGGCAGCTATGATAATAATTGAATCTGCCTTGAGTTTTATCGGTTTTGGTATTCCGCAACCTACGCCGACATGGGGGAATATGATTTCTGAGGCACAAAGTATTCGTGTACTTCGCTATCATCCGGAAGCTTGGATACCACCTGGTCTTGGAATATTAGTTACTGTCCTTGCGATTAACTTTATCGGGGATGGACTTCGCGATGCATTCGATCCGAAAAGTGATGGAAGATAA
- a CDS encoding DUF2332 domain-containing protein, which yields MVDITRLANEYRVFADVSSSILYEYLSNQITADSELLNLSSFAREGQPVPNLLFGAVQLLLYKGVEHSLRDYYPNMVEHPKDYEESFSHFKDFCRIYREEIISLLKVKLVQTNEARRCAYLYPVFSHIYNKANKPIALIEIGTSAGFQLLWDQYSYTYQSEIIYGNSQSDIRIQSEIKGDNRPELQVKSPPVAQRIGIDLHINDVTNDEDSLWLKSLIWPEHDARRGLFNRAVNCLTKNKHEIKFIEGDGVECLLKIVEQIPNNAVICVFHTHVANQITKEKKFKLLDTIKNIGEKRDVFHIYNNIWDGKLHLDYFINKIEYKKIVGETDAHGKWFTWNL from the coding sequence ATTGTGGACATTACTCGATTAGCAAATGAATATAGGGTTTTTGCAGACGTAAGTTCAAGCATTTTGTATGAATATCTGTCGAATCAAATTACAGCAGACAGTGAATTACTAAACTTGAGTTCTTTCGCAAGAGAAGGGCAACCTGTTCCGAATTTGTTGTTTGGCGCTGTTCAGCTCCTGTTATATAAGGGGGTTGAACATTCCTTAAGAGATTATTATCCAAATATGGTAGAACATCCAAAGGATTATGAAGAATCTTTTTCCCACTTTAAAGATTTTTGTCGAATCTATCGTGAAGAAATTATTTCGCTTTTAAAAGTAAAATTAGTTCAAACAAACGAAGCAAGGCGGTGCGCATATCTCTATCCCGTATTTTCGCATATTTACAATAAAGCGAATAAACCGATTGCCTTAATTGAAATCGGAACGAGTGCGGGTTTTCAGCTTCTTTGGGATCAATATAGTTATACTTATCAATCAGAAATCATTTACGGCAATAGTCAATCTGATATTCGTATTCAATCAGAAATTAAAGGGGATAATCGCCCGGAATTACAAGTGAAAAGTCCGCCAGTCGCTCAAAGAATCGGAATCGATCTACACATTAATGATGTTACAAATGATGAAGACTCTTTATGGTTGAAATCATTAATTTGGCCGGAGCATGATGCGAGAAGGGGACTCTTCAACCGTGCAGTGAACTGCCTTACCAAAAACAAACATGAAATCAAGTTCATCGAGGGGGATGGGGTAGAGTGCCTTCTAAAAATCGTAGAACAAATTCCGAATAACGCGGTGATATGTGTTTTTCATACCCATGTGGCAAATCAAATAACGAAAGAAAAGAAATTCAAATTACTGGATACCATAAAGAATATTGGGGAGAAAAGAGATGTCTTCCATATCTACAATAATATATGGGATGGAAAGCTTCATCTAGATTATTTTATTAACAAGATTGAATATAAAAAAATAGTAGGTGAAACAGATGCGCATGGGAAATGGTTTACCTGGAATCTGTAG
- a CDS encoding polysaccharide deacetylase family protein, with product MKDRIPKLALASGFFTLLGALVFITIFIIKDYNLLSKEHAGLFPQNHQFPLNHCKTGSQKNNRSFPFEGKQAETVPVLTYHRIIKESNISKQHYIDGALNPMVVTKEEFTKQMNYLKDNDFVTLTLPEVYLFLIGEMDIPDKSVLLTFNDGYKDNFVEAYPLLKKYDFTAVNFLITGAITKRVQPFNPESDQYFSTKELSKACDVFDYQSHTYNYHRRENNIQNIEVSYLNSRIDEEVTKDIEKSIHNLNGVNLAFSYPYGEYSPSTINIVKDLGFKMAFTTEDRAASPDDHLYEIPRFNILAATTLETFIEYVNN from the coding sequence ATGAAGGATCGTATCCCTAAACTAGCACTCGCTTCTGGATTTTTTACGTTGCTTGGAGCGCTTGTCTTTATTACAATATTCATTATTAAAGATTATAATTTACTATCAAAAGAACATGCCGGGCTTTTTCCGCAAAATCATCAATTCCCGCTAAATCATTGCAAGACAGGTTCACAAAAAAACAATCGCTCTTTCCCGTTTGAGGGAAAACAGGCTGAAACAGTGCCTGTTCTTACTTATCACCGCATTATAAAAGAGTCCAATATTAGTAAACAGCATTATATTGACGGCGCTCTTAATCCAATGGTTGTAACGAAAGAAGAGTTTACAAAACAAATGAACTATCTGAAAGATAATGATTTTGTAACGCTAACTTTACCGGAAGTATATTTATTTCTGATTGGAGAAATGGATATTCCGGATAAAAGTGTTTTGTTAACATTCAATGATGGTTATAAAGATAATTTTGTTGAAGCTTATCCGTTGTTGAAGAAATATGATTTTACCGCCGTGAATTTCCTTATTACTGGAGCCATTACTAAGAGAGTTCAACCATTCAACCCAGAATCTGACCAATACTTTAGCACAAAAGAGTTATCTAAGGCATGTGACGTTTTTGACTATCAAAGCCACACATATAATTATCATAGACGTGAAAATAATATACAAAATATAGAGGTTTCTTATTTAAACTCCAGAATCGACGAAGAAGTAACGAAGGATATTGAAAAAAGCATTCACAATTTGAACGGTGTAAATCTTGCATTTTCCTATCCCTATGGTGAATACTCCCCTTCGACAATAAATATCGTGAAGGATTTAGGATTTAAAATGGCTTTTACAACTGAAGACCGCGCTGCATCTCCAGATGATCATCTTTATGAAATCCCAAGGTTTAATATTTTAGCGGCTACAACCCTTGAAACGTTTATTGAATATGTAAACAACTAA